A window of the Desulforapulum autotrophicum HRM2 genome harbors these coding sequences:
- a CDS encoding DUF4255 domain-containing protein, whose product MIDKSLEILKKAVHNYLTGLPQLNITSESTIHLTHVANPDGTLAINDDSLAMTLVNIEEERTIKSQIPFIKTPDGRIIHVNPEIKLNLSVLVSANFTNYKTGLEYLSGAIHFFQSKNVFTPQDTPDLDPSIEKLIVEMDSLNLEQQHHLWGLLGAKYLPSVLYKIRLIVIQEAQAFDETGPISGIDIIETP is encoded by the coding sequence ATGATCGATAAGTCATTAGAGATACTTAAAAAAGCCGTACACAATTATCTGACAGGCCTTCCCCAACTGAACATCACCAGTGAATCCACCATCCATTTAACCCATGTGGCAAACCCTGACGGAACCTTGGCTATTAACGACGATTCACTGGCAATGACCCTTGTTAACATTGAAGAAGAACGGACAATCAAATCCCAGATCCCTTTCATCAAAACCCCGGATGGCAGAATTATCCATGTGAACCCGGAAATCAAGCTCAATCTCTCTGTGCTTGTCAGTGCAAATTTCACCAATTACAAAACCGGCCTTGAATACCTATCCGGGGCCATCCATTTTTTCCAGAGTAAAAATGTTTTCACCCCCCAGGACACGCCAGACCTCGATCCGTCCATTGAAAAACTGATCGTAGAAATGGATTCCCTGAATCTGGAACAGCAGCATCATTTGTGGGGCCTGCTGGGTGCCAAGTACCTTCCCTCTGTGCTGTACAAAATAAGACTGATTGTAATCCAGGAAGCCCAGGCCTTTGACGAGACCGGGCCGATTTCAGGTATTGACATCATTGAAACACCGTAA
- a CDS encoding GNAT family N-acetyltransferase, giving the protein MFRIRRIFDDVIPVNRDALVQVREILKRRFSQASETEIDHIGDKLRNPFTLRFRPILFVAENMRHKVMGFAMVLHEPEIDFCYLDWIATANASLRGGLGSALYERVRSECSALGVGGLFFECLPDTDITCDQDSPKENIARLRFYERYGARPLVGTAYETPVKEGDTCMPFLVYDGLGRDKPLGRDYARRVVRAILERKYKDVCPQEYVELVVTSIRDNPVKLRPFCHVKPEKAQNTVNPSFTEKIALVINERHEILHIHERGYVESPVRVRSILTHLEKSGLFESMATQDFPDTHILAVHDADFIAYLARACEEVSPGKSLYPYVFPIRNKTRPPRETTVLPGYYCIDTFTPINRNAFPTARNGVNAALTAAHALVDGRRIAYALVRPPGHHAEKRAFGGFCYMNNTAIAAQYLRGHGRVAILDIDYHHGNGQQDIFYNRSDILTVSIHGHPSFAYPYFTGFEDETGEGEGAGFNLNFPLEEKITPKEYRITLAKALRRVAQFEPDFLVIALGLDTARNDPTGTWSLTPADFKANGRMIGETGLPILVVQEGGYKTRSLGINARNFFQGMAEVIFRVTGRKTLYDLRHKGLTLRYEPLPEDRIQIEQLVEATGFFRPDEVKIAGELVGERLEQGAASGYYFVIALKAGKVIGYGCYGPIPCTLKSYDIYWIAVSPDLQGQGLGKILLLEMERLIAEAGGGGIYVETSMQPGYATTRSFYERFGYSCKAVLDNFYGPGDGKGIYCK; this is encoded by the coding sequence ATGTTTAGAATAAGACGAATTTTTGACGATGTGATTCCCGTAAACCGGGACGCCCTTGTCCAGGTGAGGGAAATCCTAAAGAGACGCTTTTCACAGGCATCTGAAACAGAGATTGACCATATTGGAGACAAGCTTAGAAACCCCTTTACCTTAAGATTCAGACCCATTCTCTTTGTGGCGGAGAATATGCGCCACAAGGTGATGGGCTTTGCCATGGTTCTCCATGAACCTGAAATCGACTTCTGCTATCTGGACTGGATCGCAACGGCAAACGCGAGCCTCAGGGGCGGGCTTGGCAGCGCCCTTTATGAACGGGTCAGAAGCGAGTGTTCCGCCCTGGGCGTGGGTGGTCTTTTTTTCGAATGCCTTCCCGACACGGACATCACCTGTGATCAAGATTCGCCAAAAGAAAACATTGCCCGACTTCGATTCTACGAACGTTACGGAGCAAGACCCCTGGTGGGAACCGCATATGAAACGCCGGTCAAGGAGGGTGACACCTGCATGCCGTTCCTGGTCTATGACGGCCTGGGCCGGGATAAACCACTGGGCAGGGACTATGCCCGCCGGGTGGTCCGGGCCATCCTGGAGCGCAAATATAAAGATGTGTGTCCCCAGGAATATGTGGAGCTTGTGGTGACATCCATCCGGGACAATCCTGTTAAACTTCGGCCGTTCTGCCATGTCAAACCGGAAAAGGCCCAGAACACGGTCAACCCAAGCTTTACAGAAAAAATTGCCCTGGTAATTAACGAACGCCATGAAATCCTCCACATCCACGAGCGGGGGTATGTGGAATCCCCGGTCCGGGTGAGGAGTATTTTAACCCACCTGGAAAAAAGCGGTCTGTTTGAATCCATGGCAACACAAGATTTTCCAGATACCCATATCCTTGCGGTCCATGACGCCGATTTTATCGCCTACCTTGCCCGGGCATGCGAAGAGGTCAGCCCGGGGAAATCCCTTTACCCCTATGTGTTCCCCATCCGAAACAAGACCCGGCCCCCAAGGGAAACCACCGTACTTCCGGGCTATTATTGCATTGACACCTTTACGCCGATCAACCGCAATGCCTTTCCAACGGCCAGGAACGGCGTGAATGCGGCCCTGACCGCAGCCCATGCCCTTGTGGACGGCCGCAGGATCGCCTATGCCCTGGTGCGACCGCCCGGACATCATGCCGAAAAAAGGGCCTTTGGCGGATTCTGCTACATGAACAACACAGCCATTGCAGCCCAGTATCTGAGGGGGCACGGCCGTGTTGCCATCCTGGACATTGACTACCACCATGGAAACGGTCAGCAGGATATCTTCTACAACCGGTCTGACATCCTCACCGTCTCCATCCATGGTCATCCAAGCTTTGCCTACCCCTATTTCACAGGTTTTGAAGACGAAACAGGTGAAGGGGAAGGGGCAGGATTCAACCTCAATTTTCCCCTTGAAGAGAAGATCACCCCAAAAGAGTACCGTATCACCCTGGCAAAGGCCCTGAGGCGTGTTGCACAGTTTGAGCCCGATTTCCTGGTAATTGCCCTTGGGCTGGATACGGCCCGGAATGACCCCACCGGCACCTGGTCGTTGACCCCGGCGGACTTTAAGGCAAACGGGCGGATGATTGGTGAAACCGGACTGCCCATCCTGGTGGTCCAGGAGGGCGGATACAAAACCCGAAGCCTTGGCATCAATGCCCGAAATTTCTTCCAGGGAATGGCTGAAGTGATCTTCAGGGTCACCGGCCGAAAGACCCTGTACGATCTAAGGCATAAGGGTCTGACGTTGCGGTATGAACCCCTGCCCGAAGACAGAATCCAGATTGAACAGCTGGTGGAAGCAACCGGTTTTTTCAGACCCGACGAGGTAAAAATTGCCGGCGAGCTGGTGGGGGAACGCCTTGAACAGGGCGCGGCAAGCGGGTATTACTTTGTCATTGCCCTCAAGGCAGGCAAAGTCATTGGATACGGCTGCTACGGCCCCATCCCCTGCACCCTCAAAAGCTACGATATATACTGGATTGCCGTGTCACCGGACCTCCAGGGTCAGGGGCTTGGAAAAATTCTCCTGCTTGAGATGGAACGTCTCATTGCCGAAGCAGGGGGTGGTGGAATTTATGTGGAAACCTCCATGCAGCCTGGATATGCAACCACCCGATCGTTTTACGAACGATTCGGTTACTCCTGCAAGGCCGTGCTCGATAATTTTTACGGACCAGGGGATGGAAAGGGAATTTATTGCAAATAA
- a CDS encoding D-alanine--D-alanine ligase family protein: MNKTIAIVHNRINNGSLPDEIDVLVQVDAVSQALSGLGYEPIAVPCDLDLNALKQTLTAMKPAVVFNLVESLDGHGRLIQVVPALVEALGYACTGCPAEAIYLTSHKVMAKERMRSLGLPTADWINPVPLDIPWQGAADLGPTGTWIIKSLWEHASLGLELENLVKGNSREIAALLPDRASALGGACFAEQFIQGREFNLSLMDTDKGVRVLPPAEIIFKGFDHDQPKIVGYRAKWVQDAAEYHNTPRSFDFSPKDAPLIANLERLSLGCWHGFGLRGYARVDFRVDDLGNPFILEVNTNPCISPDAGFCAALEQAGISHGQGIHMILKQSSQPIPAMG; encoded by the coding sequence ATGAACAAAACCATTGCCATTGTACACAACAGGATAAACAACGGCTCTTTACCCGATGAAATTGATGTCCTCGTACAGGTTGATGCCGTATCTCAGGCCCTCTCAGGCCTGGGATATGAACCCATTGCTGTACCCTGCGACCTTGACCTTAACGCCCTGAAGCAGACCCTGACAGCCATGAAACCAGCTGTTGTGTTTAACCTTGTGGAATCCCTGGACGGTCATGGACGGCTGATTCAGGTGGTTCCAGCCCTTGTGGAAGCTTTGGGGTATGCCTGTACCGGATGCCCGGCTGAGGCGATTTATCTCACCTCCCACAAGGTCATGGCCAAAGAACGAATGCGCAGTCTTGGACTGCCCACTGCCGACTGGATAAATCCCGTGCCCCTTGACATTCCCTGGCAGGGGGCAGCAGACCTTGGACCGACCGGCACCTGGATCATCAAATCCCTTTGGGAGCATGCCTCCCTGGGGCTTGAACTGGAGAACCTGGTGAAGGGCAACAGCCGTGAAATTGCAGCCCTTCTGCCAGACAGGGCCAGCGCCCTTGGTGGGGCATGTTTTGCCGAACAATTCATACAGGGAAGGGAGTTCAACCTCTCGTTGATGGATACGGACAAGGGCGTGAGGGTGCTTCCCCCTGCTGAAATCATATTCAAGGGGTTTGACCACGACCAGCCAAAAATTGTAGGATACCGGGCCAAGTGGGTCCAGGATGCGGCTGAATATCACAACACCCCAAGAAGCTTTGACTTTTCGCCCAAGGATGCACCCCTTATTGCAAACCTTGAACGTCTATCCCTTGGGTGCTGGCACGGCTTTGGCCTCAGGGGATACGCCCGGGTGGATTTCAGGGTGGACGACCTTGGCAATCCCTTTATACTTGAGGTGAACACCAACCCCTGCATATCACCGGATGCGGGATTCTGCGCAGCCCTTGAACAGGCCGGAATCTCCCATGGGCAAGGTATCCATATGATATTAAAACAAAGCTCCCAGCCAATCCCGGCCATGGGATGA
- a CDS encoding D-alanine--D-alanine ligase family protein, whose protein sequence is MIIGITYDLRQDYLDMGYTELETAEFDSVETIEAIETTLQGLGHETRRIGNAIRLTERLVQGERWDLVFNIAEGLHGIGREAQIPAILDLYNIPYTFSDPMVMAVTLHKGMTKHIIRDAGLATADFKVANSARDAWNLPFDPPFFVKPVAEGTGMGITAKSLVKNALDLPGVCQELVEQFHQPVLIEEFLTGREFTVGIVGTGTRAQVMGTMEIIVISSKKDEVYSFENKEGWKSKVQYLPLSPGTDPLIQAVEDLALSAWKVLGCRDGGRIDIRCDAAGRPSFIEVNPLAGLRPEYSDLPIVCQFFGTSYVQLIELILESAMERVPVLETA, encoded by the coding sequence ATGATCATCGGAATCACCTATGACCTGCGCCAGGATTATCTGGACATGGGATACACAGAGCTTGAAACGGCGGAGTTTGACTCGGTCGAAACCATTGAAGCCATTGAAACCACCCTTCAGGGTCTGGGCCATGAAACCCGGCGTATCGGTAACGCCATCAGACTCACGGAACGACTTGTCCAGGGTGAACGATGGGACCTTGTGTTTAACATTGCCGAAGGGCTCCATGGCATTGGCCGGGAAGCACAGATCCCTGCCATCCTTGACCTTTACAACATTCCCTACACCTTTTCTGACCCCATGGTCATGGCTGTGACCCTTCACAAGGGAATGACCAAGCACATTATCCGGGATGCAGGGCTTGCCACGGCTGATTTCAAGGTGGCAAACTCGGCCCGGGATGCCTGGAACCTCCCGTTTGATCCACCGTTTTTTGTCAAACCCGTGGCAGAAGGAACGGGAATGGGCATAACGGCTAAATCCCTAGTTAAAAATGCACTGGACCTTCCCGGGGTGTGCCAGGAATTGGTTGAGCAGTTCCACCAACCCGTGCTCATTGAAGAATTTCTCACCGGTCGTGAGTTCACCGTGGGCATTGTGGGAACGGGTACCAGGGCCCAGGTCATGGGAACCATGGAGATTATCGTGATTTCCAGCAAAAAAGATGAGGTGTACTCGTTTGAAAACAAGGAAGGGTGGAAATCCAAGGTTCAGTATCTGCCCCTCAGCCCTGGGACAGATCCCCTGATCCAGGCCGTTGAAGACCTGGCCCTTTCTGCCTGGAAAGTGCTGGGATGCAGGGATGGAGGACGAATTGACATCCGGTGCGACGCCGCTGGACGCCCCAGCTTTATCGAGGTGAACCCCCTGGCAGGACTTCGGCCTGAATATTCAGACCTTCCCATTGTATGCCAATTTTTTGGGACATCCTATGTCCAGCTGATTGAACTGATCCTGGAATCAGCCATGGAAAGGGTACCTGTCCTGGAGACAGCATGA